In Arsenophonus sp. aPb, one DNA window encodes the following:
- a CDS encoding TIGR00645 family protein, protein MEKSIEKIIYASRWLLFPVYIGLSFGFILLTLKFFQQIIHIIPELFTITESGLILTVLSLVDIALVGGLLVMVMFSGYENFILKMTVDDKHQKLSWMGKMDVNSIKNKVASSIVAISSVHLLRLFMEAEKVPDNKIMWSVIIHLAFVLSAFGMAYIDRMSKSTKS, encoded by the coding sequence ATGGAAAAGTCGATTGAAAAAATCATTTATGCATCAAGATGGCTACTATTTCCTGTTTATATAGGACTATCATTTGGATTTATTTTACTCACTTTAAAATTTTTTCAGCAGATAATACATATCATCCCTGAACTTTTTACTATCACTGAATCAGGATTAATATTAACGGTTTTATCACTTGTTGATATTGCACTGGTTGGTGGCCTTTTAGTTATGGTGATGTTTTCAGGTTATGAAAACTTTATTTTAAAAATGACCGTTGATGATAAACATCAAAAATTGAGCTGGATGGGAAAAATGGACGTTAATTCCATTAAAAATAAAGTTGCCTCATCAATTGTTGCAATTTCTTCAGTTCATCTTTTACGACTGTTTATGGAAGCTGAAAAAGTACCGGATAATAAAATAATGTGGAGTGTTATTATCCACTTAGCTTTTGTTTTATCTGCCTTTGGTATGGCTTATATTGATAGAATGAGTAAAAGTACCAAAAGCTAA